Proteins encoded in a region of the Rothia mucilaginosa genome:
- a CDS encoding glycosyltransferase family 4 protein, whose product MKLMVDARYTRIGFHDGISRYTASLLGALKTLVDTGDEAAADLDLTMIISDERQLDMLPDLPHVKICSPTGPLEPTASLQLNKYAADVVFSPMQTIGSTGRKFKLILTLHDLIYYSHPTPPGFLPAPVRVGWRLFHKTYTPQRFLLNHGDAVVTVSESTASLIREHELTTKPLFVVPNAPQPGSVVSRQTALERATTREEQPVKHLVYMGSFMPYKNVETLLLAMRSLPDYRLHLLSKMPPQRLVQLTDERLIGENVEVHNGVSDEEYQQLLRQAHALVTASREEGYGLPVVEAQAAGCPAVISDIPIFREIAPHAVFAPIDGAPEAHAADWVKAIRSLEDTAVRERVIIDGLSDVRRYSWRDSALKLLEVVRGL is encoded by the coding sequence ATGAAACTCATGGTTGACGCCCGATACACCCGTATCGGCTTCCACGACGGCATCAGCCGCTACACCGCGTCCCTGCTGGGCGCGCTCAAAACCCTCGTCGACACCGGTGACGAAGCCGCCGCCGACCTCGACCTGACCATGATTATTAGCGACGAGCGTCAGCTGGACATGCTGCCGGACCTGCCGCACGTGAAAATCTGCTCGCCCACCGGCCCGCTCGAACCGACCGCCTCCCTGCAGCTGAACAAGTACGCGGCGGACGTGGTGTTCTCCCCCATGCAGACTATCGGCTCCACCGGACGCAAATTCAAGCTGATTCTCACCCTGCACGACCTGATCTACTACTCGCACCCGACCCCGCCCGGGTTCCTGCCCGCACCGGTGCGCGTGGGCTGGCGGCTCTTCCATAAGACCTACACCCCGCAGCGCTTCCTGCTCAATCACGGCGACGCGGTCGTGACGGTTTCTGAGTCGACCGCCTCGCTGATTCGTGAGCACGAGCTGACCACCAAGCCGCTGTTTGTGGTGCCCAACGCCCCGCAGCCCGGCAGCGTTGTTTCCCGCCAGACCGCGCTGGAACGCGCTACCACCCGCGAAGAGCAGCCCGTCAAGCACCTGGTGTACATGGGTTCGTTCATGCCGTACAAGAACGTTGAAACCCTGCTGCTAGCGATGCGTTCCCTGCCGGATTACCGCCTGCACCTGCTGTCGAAGATGCCACCGCAGCGCCTGGTGCAGCTCACTGACGAACGCCTCATCGGTGAGAACGTGGAGGTGCACAACGGCGTGAGCGACGAGGAGTACCAGCAGCTGCTCCGCCAGGCGCACGCCCTGGTAACCGCCTCCCGCGAGGAGGGTTACGGCCTGCCCGTGGTTGAGGCTCAGGCTGCCGGTTGCCCCGCGGTGATTAGTGACATCCCGATTTTCCGTGAGATCGCGCCGCACGCCGTGTTCGCGCCGATTGACGGTGCCCCGGAGGCGCACGCCGCCGACTGGGTGAAGGCTATCCGTTCTCTGGAGGACACCGCCGTTCGCGAGCGCGTGATTATTGACGGCCTGTCGGATGTGCGCCGCTACTCCTGGCGCGACTCGGCGCTCAAGCTACTGGAGGTCGTGCGCGGGCTCTAG
- a CDS encoding DNA mismatch repair protein, whose amino-acid sequence MSFTNIAYDYEPEFGESAPSRDNGITHPDAVLLSSMTKAQRGAVCRYLARFAELDDAKIFYAYGHADELAAKEAARTGSFPAV is encoded by the coding sequence ATGAGTTTCACCAATATTGCCTATGATTACGAGCCGGAATTTGGCGAATCGGCACCGAGCCGCGACAATGGCATCACCCACCCGGACGCTGTGCTGCTCTCTTCGATGACTAAGGCTCAGCGTGGCGCGGTGTGCCGCTACCTGGCTCGTTTTGCTGAGCTGGATGATGCGAAGATTTTCTACGCTTACGGTCATGCGGATGAGCTGGCTGCGAAGGAAGCGGCTCGTACCGGTAGCTTCCCTGCGGTCTAA
- a CDS encoding aconitase: MALMTFRDAFVASLGTPQGAFTGLAAALGLGIVGWVLARRARELWALMKAIPTQLIQTATSPESRDLERIYARLDRQLDDLSSRSDAVGIIAHSQGGYLSYELLRRRAAAGKKPIRFFYGLGSGLVPISIIASDRNDIPGHLDAAGSYRNRAMLLWVSAVAAFSWLVEASLLFSPYRLLLHHAMLVPLSLSVVPLVASVPGALKGWARIVRKKTASENTSANTPADVRLVNPYGTRAYVKWLIPVLFVHGVFMLYAVFMLLLVQLRVEGSVPELTATSVAFWGALILVLMMSVRSACHLYVRAYAPMLQDLDVADRCEISARGDSIGRSNITQPAGVDVSFVTLPGPSVNSHMQYFDACSPVPLMLSHRLIPHMMPAGEQAQKAADFTDIGAELNRGFARVKKWMRTMHYGLYAVLLLMLSVLLNVASPVSLSALTGLDTSHLHSEGFDRLVADAQQLREQAGSSDLLLWILVGIFVVEALLMMVLSPWTQRRLQRAFMMRKVDRTGQLSEFNPLPMVTALLGLDGEDEDAEDAEEHNLAGEKKQESKAGQSAVV; the protein is encoded by the coding sequence ATGGCGCTCATGACGTTCCGTGATGCTTTTGTGGCGTCTCTGGGTACTCCGCAGGGTGCATTTACGGGTCTGGCGGCGGCGCTCGGCCTTGGTATTGTGGGCTGGGTTTTGGCTCGTCGTGCCCGTGAGCTGTGGGCGCTGATGAAGGCTATTCCGACGCAGCTGATTCAGACGGCGACCAGCCCGGAGTCGCGTGATTTGGAGCGTATTTATGCGCGTCTGGATCGTCAGCTGGACGATTTGAGTTCCCGTAGCGATGCGGTGGGTATTATTGCCCATTCGCAGGGCGGCTATTTGAGCTATGAGCTTCTGCGTCGTCGTGCGGCGGCGGGTAAGAAGCCGATTCGTTTCTTCTACGGCCTGGGTAGTGGCCTGGTCCCGATTAGCATTATCGCCAGTGACCGCAACGACATTCCGGGGCATCTGGATGCTGCAGGCAGCTACCGTAACCGCGCCATGCTGCTGTGGGTGAGCGCGGTTGCGGCGTTCTCCTGGCTGGTGGAGGCGTCCCTGCTGTTCAGCCCGTACCGTTTGCTGCTGCATCATGCGATGCTGGTGCCCCTGTCGTTGAGTGTGGTGCCGCTGGTTGCGAGCGTGCCGGGTGCGTTGAAGGGGTGGGCGCGTATTGTCCGCAAGAAAACCGCCTCCGAAAATACCTCAGCAAACACCCCGGCGGATGTGCGCCTGGTGAACCCGTACGGCACGCGCGCCTACGTGAAGTGGCTGATTCCGGTGCTCTTCGTGCACGGCGTTTTCATGCTGTACGCGGTATTCATGCTGCTGCTGGTTCAGCTACGTGTTGAGGGCTCGGTCCCTGAGCTGACCGCTACCTCCGTGGCGTTTTGGGGCGCGCTGATTCTGGTGCTCATGATGTCGGTGCGTAGCGCCTGCCACCTGTATGTGCGCGCCTACGCGCCGATGTTGCAGGATCTTGATGTGGCTGACCGGTGCGAGATTTCCGCTCGTGGAGACAGTATCGGCAGGTCGAATATCACTCAGCCCGCCGGTGTGGATGTCAGCTTTGTGACCCTGCCGGGCCCGTCGGTGAATAGTCACATGCAGTATTTTGATGCGTGCTCGCCGGTGCCGTTGATGCTTTCGCACCGCCTGATTCCGCACATGATGCCGGCGGGGGAGCAGGCGCAGAAGGCAGCGGATTTCACCGATATTGGCGCGGAACTGAACCGCGGTTTTGCGCGCGTGAAGAAGTGGATGCGCACCATGCATTACGGGCTGTATGCGGTGCTTCTGCTGATGCTGTCGGTGCTACTGAATGTGGCGTCGCCGGTGAGCCTGTCCGCGTTGACGGGACTTGATACGTCGCACCTACATTCGGAGGGTTTTGACCGTCTGGTGGCGGATGCTCAGCAGCTGCGTGAGCAGGCGGGTTCTTCGGATCTGCTGCTGTGGATTCTGGTCGGCATTTTTGTGGTGGAGGCGCTGCTGATGATGGTGCTTTCGCCGTGGACTCAGCGGCGTTTGCAGCGTGCGTTCATGATGCGCAAGGTGGACCGCACGGGTCAGCTGAGCGAGTTCAATCCTTTGCCGATGGTGACGGCTCTTCTGGGTCTTGACGGTGAGGATGAAGACGCTGAGGATGCAGAGGAACATAACCTCGCAGGGGAGAAAAAGCAGGAGAGTAAAGCAGGGCAGAGCGCTGTAGTTTAG
- a CDS encoding primosomal protein N': MTQSSSESNSSAPLGAQQESLQQLDLLQGFPALRDALIPAAPEPVNVAAELEASGVPNPVARVRVDSTLPQVDRTFDYRVPAELSEDAVPGARVRVLFNGHELTGYIEERAATTDWTRTSLLPLKSVLSRVPSVAPEIFALAEALADRYASTVANVLRLAVPPRIAALDKKYAPLLPGYESAYLGDSAPVSTSDAPESTPENVSESTPASAGEKPQENAPEIAEPECAESEPDAVSAASSATDPYAWLATPGAPAPFVLDPPALNPDAPDAASVFSDYENGAEFIEDVAAGAATRSVMTVLPGHLEHTWADVLATALAAAAASGRGAIAVVPTAKNLDLLEAALAERLPADSFVRLSSDSTPHTRYHGFVKARLGQVPVVIGTRAAAYAPVANLGLVVCWDDGDSSLVEQRAPYCHARDVLLLRASAENTAALFAGFSMSSEAARLVRTRWASHVRAPRALVRDYSPRIFSTGSEFELARDPLAAMARIPHLAFEHARRALARGPVLVQVARSGYIPSFSCERCRMPARCGECSGPLSVASGSSVPSCSWCGHLAQQWRCSECGFTHWRYSAAGATRTAEELGRAFPNVPVISSAGDHVRASVGPEPALVVATPGAEPVAFGGYAAALLLDADKMLRFDSLRAPEAALRRWLNAAALVRPAALEGTVVTTASPSPVEQALVRWDPAWFARQELEERAQTGLPPAVRTAAVTGAEADVRAFMEELLGSSALPERVREQLRIVGPVPLDQGYFAWSESLEEDSEEAPVQGDWRTLMFFSYGIAQHVTRELRATRATIAALKKNVGERPVQIRCDGLDVL; this comes from the coding sequence GTGACTCAGAGCAGTTCTGAATCGAACTCTTCGGCACCGTTGGGTGCTCAGCAGGAATCCCTGCAACAGCTTGACCTGTTGCAGGGATTTCCTGCTCTTCGTGATGCCCTGATTCCTGCCGCCCCGGAGCCGGTAAACGTTGCCGCCGAGTTGGAGGCGAGCGGCGTGCCGAACCCTGTGGCGCGTGTGCGCGTGGATAGCACCCTGCCGCAGGTGGACCGCACGTTTGATTACCGCGTGCCCGCCGAGCTGAGTGAGGATGCGGTGCCCGGCGCTCGCGTGCGCGTGCTGTTCAACGGCCACGAGCTGACCGGTTACATTGAGGAGCGCGCCGCCACGACTGATTGGACGCGCACCTCGCTGCTGCCGCTCAAGTCGGTGCTGTCGCGTGTGCCCTCTGTTGCGCCCGAAATTTTTGCGCTTGCCGAGGCGCTTGCTGACCGTTACGCCTCCACGGTGGCAAACGTGCTACGTCTGGCGGTGCCGCCGCGTATTGCCGCGCTGGATAAGAAGTACGCGCCCCTTCTGCCGGGTTATGAGTCGGCGTATTTGGGTGATTCTGCCCCGGTAAGCACTTCCGATGCCCCCGAGAGCACCCCGGAGAACGTCTCCGAGAGCACCCCGGCGAGCGCGGGGGAGAAGCCGCAGGAAAACGCTCCCGAAATCGCGGAACCTGAGTGTGCGGAATCTGAGCCTGATGCCGTCTCCGCCGCCTCCAGCGCTACCGACCCGTACGCCTGGCTTGCCACTCCCGGCGCGCCCGCGCCCTTCGTGCTGGATCCGCCGGCGCTGAACCCGGATGCGCCGGATGCCGCCTCCGTCTTTTCCGATTACGAGAACGGCGCGGAGTTCATTGAAGATGTTGCCGCCGGTGCCGCGACCCGCTCCGTGATGACGGTTCTTCCCGGCCACCTGGAGCACACGTGGGCGGATGTTTTGGCGACCGCACTCGCGGCTGCTGCTGCCAGCGGTCGCGGCGCTATTGCGGTGGTTCCGACCGCTAAGAACCTGGATCTTCTGGAGGCGGCGCTCGCCGAGCGTCTGCCCGCTGACTCGTTTGTGCGTTTGAGTTCTGATTCGACTCCGCATACTCGCTATCACGGTTTTGTGAAGGCTCGTTTGGGGCAGGTTCCGGTGGTGATTGGTACCCGCGCCGCCGCATACGCGCCGGTGGCGAACCTGGGCCTGGTGGTGTGCTGGGATGACGGCGATTCTTCGCTGGTGGAGCAGCGCGCCCCGTATTGTCATGCCCGTGATGTGTTGCTTCTGCGTGCTTCTGCTGAGAATACTGCGGCGCTGTTTGCCGGGTTCAGCATGAGTAGTGAGGCGGCGCGTCTGGTGCGTACCCGCTGGGCGTCTCATGTGCGTGCGCCGCGTGCGTTGGTGCGTGATTATTCGCCGCGTATTTTTTCGACGGGTTCGGAGTTTGAGTTGGCGCGTGACCCGTTGGCGGCGATGGCGCGTATTCCTCACCTGGCGTTTGAGCATGCTCGTCGGGCGTTGGCGCGTGGTCCTGTGTTGGTGCAGGTGGCGCGTAGCGGTTATATTCCGTCGTTTTCGTGCGAGCGTTGCCGCATGCCGGCGCGTTGTGGCGAGTGTAGTGGGCCTTTGTCGGTGGCTTCGGGTTCGTCGGTTCCGTCGTGTTCGTGGTGCGGTCATTTGGCGCAGCAGTGGCGTTGTTCTGAGTGTGGTTTTACGCATTGGCGTTATTCGGCGGCGGGTGCGACTCGTACTGCTGAGGAGCTGGGTCGTGCGTTCCCGAATGTTCCGGTGATTTCTTCGGCGGGTGATCATGTGCGGGCGTCGGTTGGTCCTGAGCCTGCGTTGGTGGTGGCGACTCCGGGTGCTGAGCCGGTGGCTTTTGGCGGCTATGCGGCGGCGCTTCTTCTGGATGCCGATAAGATGCTTCGTTTTGATTCCTTGCGTGCTCCGGAGGCGGCGTTGCGTCGCTGGTTGAATGCGGCGGCGTTGGTTCGTCCGGCGGCTCTTGAGGGTACGGTGGTGACGACTGCTTCGCCGTCGCCGGTGGAGCAGGCGCTGGTGCGTTGGGATCCGGCGTGGTTTGCTCGTCAGGAGCTGGAGGAGCGCGCGCAGACGGGTCTGCCTCCGGCGGTTCGTACGGCTGCGGTGACCGGTGCGGAGGCGGATGTTCGCGCCTTCATGGAGGAGCTCTTGGGTTCTTCTGCGTTGCCGGAGCGGGTGCGTGAGCAGTTGCGTATTGTGGGTCCGGTTCCTCTGGATCAGGGGTATTTTGCCTGGTCGGAGTCTCTTGAGGAGGATTCTGAGGAGGCGCCGGTTCAGGGCGATTGGCGTACCCTGATGTTCTTCTCGTACGGCATTGCCCAGCACGTGACCCGTGAGTTGCGTGCTACGCGTGCAACGATTGCGGCGTTGAAGAAGAACGTGGGGGAGCGCCCGGTTCAGATTCGCTGTGACGGCTTGGACGTGCTGTGA
- the metK gene encoding methionine adenosyltransferase — MSNNHLRLFTSESVTEGHPDKICDQISDAILDGIIAQDPAANVAVETMVTTGQVHVAGEVTTSSYVEIPSIVRETILGIGYDSSTRGFDGEFCGVSVSIGEQSPDINAGVYESLEVRQGIAADEYDRQGAGDQGIMFGYASNETNVLMPAPIWLAHRLSERLTKVRKDGLLTELRPDGKTQVTLGYDSNNVPVSVDTVVVSSQHTASYDLADLRADIEKHVIAPVLGSVELDSSNAKFIVNPAGRFVQGGPVGDAGLTGRKIIVDTYGGSARHGGGAFSGKDPSKVDRSAAYAMRWVAKNIVGAGLADRAEVQVAYAIGQAAPVGLYVETFGTEKVDPIKIEKAVHEVFDLRPLAIINELDLRRPIYKKTAAHGHFGRTEPEFTWERLNRVDALRSAVSSS; from the coding sequence GTGAGTAATAACCATCTGCGCCTATTCACCAGCGAGTCGGTGACTGAAGGCCACCCCGATAAGATTTGTGACCAGATTTCTGACGCCATCCTTGACGGCATCATCGCCCAGGATCCCGCAGCGAACGTTGCTGTGGAGACCATGGTAACCACCGGTCAGGTGCATGTTGCTGGTGAGGTAACCACCTCCAGCTACGTCGAAATCCCCTCCATCGTGCGCGAGACCATTCTGGGTATCGGCTACGATTCCTCTACCCGCGGCTTCGACGGCGAGTTCTGCGGCGTGTCCGTATCCATTGGTGAGCAGTCCCCGGACATTAACGCCGGCGTGTACGAGTCCCTCGAGGTTCGTCAGGGCATTGCTGCTGACGAGTACGACCGCCAGGGTGCGGGCGACCAGGGCATCATGTTCGGTTACGCTTCGAACGAGACGAACGTGCTGATGCCCGCCCCGATTTGGCTGGCGCACCGCCTCTCTGAGCGTCTGACCAAGGTCCGTAAGGACGGCCTGCTGACCGAGCTGCGCCCCGACGGCAAGACTCAGGTGACCCTCGGCTACGATTCGAACAATGTGCCTGTCTCTGTGGACACCGTCGTTGTTTCGAGCCAGCACACCGCAAGCTACGACCTGGCTGACCTGCGTGCAGACATTGAGAAGCACGTTATCGCACCGGTTCTGGGCAGCGTCGAGCTGGATTCCTCCAACGCCAAGTTCATTGTGAACCCCGCTGGCCGCTTCGTTCAGGGTGGCCCCGTGGGTGACGCGGGCCTGACCGGCCGCAAGATCATTGTGGACACCTACGGCGGTTCGGCTCGTCACGGTGGTGGCGCGTTCTCCGGTAAGGACCCGTCGAAGGTGGACCGTTCCGCAGCGTACGCAATGCGTTGGGTTGCGAAGAACATTGTGGGTGCCGGTCTTGCTGACCGCGCCGAGGTTCAGGTTGCATACGCTATCGGCCAGGCAGCGCCGGTCGGTCTGTACGTTGAAACCTTCGGCACCGAGAAGGTCGACCCGATTAAGATTGAGAAGGCTGTGCATGAGGTCTTCGACCTGCGCCCGCTGGCAATCATTAACGAACTGGATCTGCGCCGCCCGATTTACAAGAAGACCGCAGCTCACGGCCACTTCGGTCGTACCGAACCGGAATTCACCTGGGAGCGCCTGAACCGCGTGGATGCACTGCGTTCGGCAGTGTCCTCCTCCTAA
- the uvrC gene encoding excinuclease ABC subunit UvrC, producing the protein MAEPSSYRPAPGEIPTDPGVYRFRDADGRVIYVGKAKNLRNRLNSYFASPQTLSPKTYAMVHTAASVEWTVVASEMESLQLEYTWIKEFSPRFNIAFRDDKSYPYLAITVNDVYPRAMVTRGERRKGVRYFGPYSQAWAIRETLDALLRVFPVRTCTNGVFNRAKNSGRPCLLGYIDKCAAPCVGKISAEEHRELARGLTRFMGGGAEKHIAQLTAEMKAAAADMDFERAAILRDDIAALTKAFERNAVVLGATVDADLFAYAEDDLEASVQVFFVRGGRIRGQRGWIVEKVNDSTDAQLIEQLIAQVYSDIAASLASQKDAEKSLNSYDIPRSVLVPVEPENKEQLASWLAEVRGGPVEISVPQRGDKAELMKTVAENARQSLTLHKSRRAGDLTTRSASLVELQEALELPDPLLRIECYDISHVQGTNVVASMVVFEDGMPAKNAYRTYSITGDAARDDTASMYDVITRRFKRHLAQQAEREAAPVHSGEIGASTPEPAKFAYPPNLVLVDGGPPQVAAASAALSDLGITDVYVAGIAKRLEELWLPDDDYPVVLPRTSQALYLVQRIRDEAHRFAITFHRSKRGKAMVASALDEVPGLGEVKRSALIKHFGSVAQIKQASAEELTAVPGIGPALAQKILAALT; encoded by the coding sequence ATGGCAGAGCCTTCCAGCTACCGCCCCGCCCCCGGCGAAATCCCCACCGACCCGGGTGTTTACCGTTTCCGCGATGCCGACGGCCGCGTCATCTACGTGGGTAAGGCGAAGAACCTGCGCAACCGCCTCAACAGCTATTTTGCGTCCCCGCAGACGCTGAGCCCGAAGACCTACGCGATGGTGCATACAGCGGCGAGCGTGGAGTGGACCGTGGTGGCGAGCGAGATGGAATCGCTGCAGCTTGAATACACCTGGATTAAGGAGTTTTCGCCGCGCTTCAACATTGCGTTCCGCGACGATAAGTCGTACCCGTACCTGGCGATTACCGTCAATGACGTGTACCCGCGCGCGATGGTCACTCGCGGCGAGCGCCGTAAGGGCGTGCGCTATTTTGGCCCGTATTCGCAGGCGTGGGCGATTCGTGAAACCCTGGATGCGCTGCTGCGCGTCTTCCCGGTGCGTACCTGCACGAACGGCGTGTTTAACCGCGCGAAGAATAGTGGCCGGCCCTGCCTGCTCGGCTATATCGATAAGTGCGCGGCGCCGTGCGTGGGCAAGATTAGCGCCGAGGAGCATCGCGAGTTGGCGCGCGGGCTGACCCGGTTTATGGGTGGTGGCGCTGAGAAGCATATCGCCCAGTTGACCGCAGAAATGAAGGCCGCCGCCGCTGATATGGACTTTGAGCGCGCCGCGATTCTTCGTGACGATATTGCCGCGCTGACTAAGGCGTTTGAGCGTAACGCCGTGGTGCTCGGCGCGACCGTGGATGCTGACCTGTTCGCCTACGCTGAGGACGACCTGGAGGCGTCCGTTCAGGTGTTCTTCGTGCGCGGCGGCAGGATCCGCGGCCAGCGCGGCTGGATCGTGGAGAAGGTCAACGACAGCACCGACGCACAGCTCATCGAGCAGCTCATCGCGCAGGTGTACAGCGATATTGCGGCGAGCCTCGCCTCCCAGAAGGACGCCGAGAAGAGCCTGAACAGCTACGATATTCCGCGTTCCGTGCTCGTGCCGGTGGAGCCCGAGAATAAGGAGCAGCTGGCGTCCTGGCTGGCGGAGGTGCGCGGCGGCCCCGTGGAGATTAGCGTCCCGCAGCGCGGCGACAAGGCAGAACTCATGAAGACGGTTGCCGAGAATGCGCGCCAGTCGCTGACCCTGCACAAGAGTCGCCGTGCCGGTGATTTGACCACGCGCAGCGCCTCCCTTGTGGAGCTGCAGGAGGCGCTGGAACTGCCCGACCCGCTGCTGCGCATCGAGTGCTACGACATTTCGCATGTGCAGGGCACGAACGTGGTTGCCTCCATGGTCGTCTTTGAGGACGGCATGCCCGCGAAGAACGCCTACCGCACCTACAGCATTACCGGCGACGCTGCGCGTGATGATACCGCCAGCATGTACGACGTCATCACGCGCCGCTTCAAGAGGCACCTGGCGCAGCAGGCGGAACGCGAAGCTGCGCCCGTGCACTCCGGCGAGATTGGCGCCTCCACGCCCGAGCCTGCGAAGTTTGCCTACCCGCCGAACCTGGTGCTCGTGGACGGCGGCCCGCCTCAGGTGGCTGCCGCCTCCGCCGCGTTGAGCGATTTGGGCATTACGGATGTGTACGTTGCCGGCATCGCTAAGCGCCTGGAGGAACTGTGGCTACCGGACGACGACTACCCGGTCGTGCTGCCGCGCACCTCGCAGGCGCTGTACCTGGTGCAGCGCATCCGCGATGAGGCGCACCGTTTCGCTATCACCTTCCACCGTTCCAAGCGCGGTAAGGCGATGGTCGCCTCCGCCCTGGATGAGGTGCCCGGTTTGGGCGAGGTGAAGCGTTCCGCGCTGATTAAGCATTTCGGGTCGGTGGCTCAGATTAAGCAGGCGAGCGCCGAGGAGCTGACGGCGGTGCCGGGTATTGGTCCGGCGTTGGCTCAGAAGATTCTGGCGGCGCTGACCTAA
- a CDS encoding lysophospholipid acyltransferase family protein, whose protein sequence is MLLYKSTQKAVTGILRTVFRARVTGLENFPATGPVIVASNHLSFLDSIIISAMMPRRVAFLAKAEYVNTPGPRGKMMKAFFEAVDIIPVNRSDRSESLKALDIALEKLQEGKVFGIYPEGTRSRDGYLYRGKIGVAWLAHMTGAPVVPVGLIGTDRLQKPGSNMIYPRRFTIRVGKPLYFEKTGEKMTGKQRRVTTDTIMDEIAQLSGQARKHEYNVSPSAARDAG, encoded by the coding sequence GTGCTTCTCTACAAATCCACCCAGAAAGCAGTCACCGGAATCCTGCGCACCGTCTTCCGCGCCCGCGTGACCGGACTCGAAAACTTCCCCGCCACCGGCCCGGTGATTGTCGCCTCCAACCACCTGTCCTTCCTGGACTCCATCATTATTTCCGCCATGATGCCGCGCCGCGTGGCGTTCCTCGCCAAGGCTGAGTACGTGAACACCCCCGGCCCGCGCGGCAAGATGATGAAGGCATTCTTCGAAGCCGTGGACATCATTCCCGTGAACCGCTCCGACCGTTCCGAATCGCTCAAGGCACTCGATATTGCCCTGGAGAAGCTGCAGGAGGGTAAGGTCTTCGGCATTTACCCCGAGGGCACCCGCTCCCGCGACGGCTACCTGTACCGCGGCAAGATTGGTGTGGCGTGGCTGGCGCACATGACCGGCGCGCCCGTGGTTCCGGTTGGTCTGATTGGCACCGACCGCCTGCAGAAGCCCGGCTCGAACATGATTTACCCGCGCCGCTTCACGATTCGTGTGGGCAAGCCGCTTTACTTTGAGAAGACCGGTGAGAAGATGACCGGCAAGCAGCGCCGCGTCACCACCGACACGATCATGGATGAGATTGCTCAGCTGTCCGGTCAGGCGCGAAAGCATGAGTACAACGTTTCGCCCTCAGCCGCACGTGACGCAGGCTAG